One genomic segment of Mauremys mutica isolate MM-2020 ecotype Southern chromosome 10, ASM2049712v1, whole genome shotgun sequence includes these proteins:
- the METTL8 gene encoding mRNA N(3)-methylcytidine methyltransferase METTL8 isoform X3, whose product MNVIRRLSASYLRKNKMQQRCQSNRRPIAPLGSRILTDPTKVFEHNMWDHMQWSQEEEERAREKATENSLVRVQPEDQDKYEREASKYWNEFYKTHKNNFFKDRNWLFLEFPEILPKGQKDQMNKEEKSSYPVKLNATNGCTNVGFPGMFEEGKDYCQNNLVDGLISVQGHSYNKNQAEPVTENKHVKNCEQETVKQESFPGSGATYRILEVGCGAGNSAFPILKIICNTPGAFLYCCDFASGAVELVKSLSSYNSAWCSAFVHDVCDDSLPYPFPDEIQDVILLVFVLSAIHPDR is encoded by the exons ATGAATGTCATTAGAAGGCTTTCTGCTTCATATCTGAGGAAAAACAAGATGCAGCAGAGATGCCAAAGTAACAGACGACCAATTGCTCCACTTGGGTCACGGATTTTAACTGATCCTACTAAAGTTTTTGAACATAACATGTG GGACCACATGCAATGGTCACAAGAGGAAGAAGAAAGAGCCAGAGAAAAAGCAACAGAGAACTCGCTTGTGCGGGTTCAACCAGAAGATCAAG aCAAATATGAAAGAGAAGCTAGTAAATACTGGAATGAATTTTACAAGACTCATAAGAATAACTTTTTCAAGGATCGTAATTGGCTATTTCTGGAGTTTCCAGAAATTCTTCCAAAAGGACAGAAAGATCAgatgaataaagaggaaaaatCTTCTTATCCTGTAAAACTGAATGCTACAAACGGTTGCACAAATGTGGGCTTTCCTGGAATGTTTGAAGAAGGCAAAGATTATTGCCAGAACAATTTGGTGGATGGCTTAATTTCTGTCCAAGGACACTCATACAACAAAAACCAAGCAGAACCTGTTACTGAGAACAAACATGTTAAGAACTGTGAACAAGAAACTGTGAAGCAAGAATCCTTCCCTGGCAGTGGTGCTACTTATAGAATACTAGAG GTTGGTTGTGGTGCTGGAAATAGTGCTTTTCCTATTTTGAAAATTATATG CAATACCCCTGGAGCCTTTCTGTACTGCTGTGATTTTGCGTCGGGAGCAGTGGAGCTAGTAAAG TCACTCTCGTCCTACAATTCAGCCTGGTGTTCTGCCTTTGTTCATGATGTGTGTGATGATTCCTTACCCTACCCTTTTCCAGATGAGATACAGGATGTCATTCTACTTGTCTTTGTGCTCTCTGCCATTCATCCTGACAG